The Bacillus vallismortis genome window below encodes:
- a CDS encoding serine hydrolase encodes MKHTLSNPAFDTKQIDALRRHYQTMIDDGDLQCASYIMSRGGEIFAADSLGEFLGKENETKKFKLDSIREIGSLTKVFTAIAVMQLVEKGLLDLKMPIKLFLSAFDKPGFNEIKILHLLTHTAGLAFDLDLQKANGIDLTNENEWVAYLVNTPLEYKVDEAWNYSRTGFVILGIIISKVTGMSYEEYVTKHIIKALGMDRTFFYVPNALKSEVCIINNNESEQLVEERHPYFPNKATTGLYSTLKDIWKLAEMFRNKGRFEEKKLLGKKTVESMLRNQIKEGLPFYFFGAPREKGDFGLGINLWPAGEHYFMSEGTFSHLGMGWCGLFSDPAEEFTYVFFTPISEFNPHAVLTPLNIVWAGIE; translated from the coding sequence GTGAAACATACATTGAGTAATCCAGCTTTTGATACCAAGCAAATTGACGCGCTGCGCCGTCACTATCAGACTATGATAGATGATGGAGACTTACAATGTGCAAGTTACATTATGTCAAGGGGCGGAGAAATCTTTGCAGCCGATTCGCTTGGAGAGTTTCTGGGTAAAGAGAATGAGACGAAAAAATTCAAACTTGATTCAATCAGAGAAATTGGTTCTCTAACAAAAGTCTTTACCGCAATTGCTGTTATGCAGCTGGTGGAAAAGGGACTGCTCGACTTAAAAATGCCTATTAAACTATTTCTCTCTGCATTTGATAAACCTGGATTTAACGAAATTAAAATACTTCATCTGCTTACTCATACGGCAGGATTGGCTTTTGATCTGGATCTTCAAAAGGCAAATGGCATTGACTTAACAAATGAGAATGAATGGGTCGCTTATCTGGTCAATACGCCTCTAGAGTACAAAGTTGATGAGGCCTGGAATTATTCCAGAACTGGATTTGTTATTTTAGGAATAATCATTTCAAAAGTAACCGGTATGTCTTACGAAGAGTATGTGACAAAGCATATTATTAAAGCGCTTGGTATGGATAGAACATTTTTTTATGTCCCTAATGCTTTAAAATCTGAAGTTTGTATTATCAATAATAACGAGAGTGAGCAGCTGGTTGAAGAACGACACCCCTACTTTCCGAATAAAGCGACTACAGGGCTGTATTCGACATTGAAAGACATTTGGAAGCTGGCAGAAATGTTTAGAAATAAAGGCCGGTTTGAAGAGAAGAAACTACTTGGTAAAAAAACAGTCGAGTCTATGTTGCGAAATCAAATAAAGGAGGGACTTCCCTTTTACTTCTTCGGAGCTCCGAGAGAAAAAGGGGATTTTGGTTTAGGAATCAATCTATGGCCTGCCGGGGAACATTATTTTATGAGTGAAGGAACCTTTTCGCATCTCGGAATGGGGTGGTGCGGTCTTTTTTCAGATCCGGCAGAAGAGTTTACGTATGTGTTTTTCACGCCGATTTCAGAGTTTAATCCTCATGCTGTTTTAACTCCGCTGAACATTGTGTGGGCTGGCATTGAATAA